In Gopherus flavomarginatus isolate rGopFla2 chromosome 5, rGopFla2.mat.asm, whole genome shotgun sequence, one DNA window encodes the following:
- the LOC127051070 gene encoding olfactory receptor 1019-like: MAERNHTTVTEFIFIGFTDHPELQIPLFMLFLVMYVVSLMGNLGMIVLIVVETRLHTPMYFFLSQMSIVDIGYFTAIAPRLLMTFVAETRTIPLIECAAQLFFVCFFVTNECCLLAVIAYDHFKAICNPLLYRAIMSKRHCVLYVAGTYVCGSVNSVVQTLFIFSLSFCSSNVVNHFFCDVPPMLKLSCSDTHVTDLVLFTFSTVIGMTSFLGVLISYMCILVAILRLRSAKGRHKTFSTCASHLTVVTMFYETLICIYLRPSSSYVMDQDKITSVFYALVIPTLNPLIYSLRNKEVYGAFKRMIYRKNFFW, from the coding sequence ATGGCAGAGAGAAACCACACCACGGTGACCGAGTTCATTTTCATAGGATTCACAGATCATCCAGAGCTACAGATCCCCCTCTTTATGTTGTTCCTAGTGATGTATGTGGTCAGCCTGATGGGGAATCTTGGGATGATAGTGTTAATCGTGGTTGAAACCCGACTTCATAcccccatgtactttttcctaAGCCAGATGTCCATTGTAGATATTGGATATTTCACTGCCATAGCTCCCAGGTTGCTAATGACCTTTGTAGCAGAGACTAGAACCATTCCTTTGATTGAGTGTGCGGCACAACTATTCTTTGTCTGTTTCTTTGTGACCAACGAATGTTGCCTCCTGGCTGTGATTGCGTATGACCATTTCAAAGCTATCTGTAATCCTCTGCTATACAGAGCCATTATGTCCAAGAGACACTGTGTCCTGTATGTGGCTGGTACATATGTATGTGGCTCTGTGAATTCAGTTGTGCAAACTCTATTTATATTCAGTCTGTCCTTCTGCAGTTCCAATGTTgtcaaccatttcttctgtgatgtgCCCCCTATGCTGAAGCTGTCCTGCTCTGACACCCATGTCACTGACCTTGTACTTTTCACTTTCTCTACTGTAATTGGAATGACTAGTTTCCTGGGTGTCCTAATCTCCTACATGTGCATCCTTGTGGCCATTCTCAGGCTCCGTTCTGCCAAGGGGAGACACAAAACCTTTTCTACCTGTGCCTCCCACCTGACAGTTGTCACTATGTTTTATGAGACACtgatatgtatatatttaagaCCCAGTTCTAGCTACGTGATGGACCAAGACAAGATTACCTCTGTGTTTTATGCCCTTGTGATCCCCACGTTGAACCCtctgatctacagcctgagaaacaaggaggTGTATGGTGCCTTTAAAAGGATGATAtacaggaagaattttttttggtAA